Below is a genomic region from Gillisia sp. Hel_I_86.
ACCGGACGTTCAGAATGGTCCAAATAAACAAATACGTCTATCTCGTCTCCTATATTAAAACTTTCCGGTTTGTATTTATTTGGTAATAATACCTCATAATCACCAGAGCCGGTAAGGAATAAGCCTGGTTCGGTATCACGATCTATTATTAATGTATGGTATTGTCCTAGTGTAAGCATAACTTTATTTTAAAATGCAAAGATACTTTATATTTTATGGGTTTTGTTAAAAACAAAAAAGAGACTGCAAAGCAATCTCTTTTATATAATTGAATGGTTTTTATTTATCTAAAAACACTCTCTTTTTTGAAATGTTTAGTTAACATATAATAAACCACTGCTCTATATTTATTTCTATTGGATTTGCCATATTTTTCCATTACAGAATTTAAGCCGTCTTCTGTTTTTGCATCATCTTTTAAACCTAATTTCTTAATTAGAAAGTTTTTCTTTACAGTTTCCAATTCGGAAGAACTCGATCCCGAAACAGTTTCGGCATCCTTGTTAAAAATACTAGGCCCACAAGCTTTAGTAACTGCACTTAATAAAGTTTCATCGGCACTGGTTCCAAATTTGTCTTTAATATCCTTGGAATATTTGGCTACTTTTTCTTCTGTTTTGGTCATTGGTAAGTTATTTTAGGTTATATGAGCCTCAATTTACAAGATTTTATTTTATAAATGAACTTTAGGTTCAAGATTTTATAAAATCAAAATATTCC
It encodes:
- a CDS encoding DUF2853 family protein, coding for MTKTEEKVAKYSKDIKDKFGTSADETLLSAVTKACGPSIFNKDAETVSGSSSSELETVKKNFLIKKLGLKDDAKTEDGLNSVMEKYGKSNRNKYRAVVYYMLTKHFKKESVFR